atacttaacctttggcgacccgaacaggacgggcaacgtcttaggtaggtggttgccatgggattagctctcctaagtgtattccaccaaacaaattggaaatatgacttgcacgacccgcacatgtcgggcaacgttgcaaggttggaaataatgaacaaagattacataatagagcctttgcatgctagggtaaactcaatgcttgtattcaacctgtttaatatatgtatgaagtctctgacgtgtattggttgttctttggaacctgctacgtgttatcatacgacgtgcagcaggttaatcgcaggagggggctggagtgaggattcagctcaGAACCCGTAAttatcaagtctagacttactttgtaatgagtctaaataattcagtttatgtaaccaaagtttgtgatgttttcttttatctcgtacaattttagttagtctagaggccgatgggctctcgagttgtatgtaaagacttccgctgtttgtttggttttgttttgtttagcgctattttctttgttgaccatattcctttaccgttggaacgttgacgatccgagtaaggataagttttcttgcgtccgtttgtgagccggattcatgttctcacatgatattccgggtcacttaaaccgggccgttacacttttgttatagccttatttttggccaaccaagctctcttatatgttataacaaatccgtatttattttttacaaaattaacgattgacttcaccttaaacgctggatcaactctgatcatatccacgataagatcagcaacaaattcagaagtaaggagaggatggtcgtcactgtaatgtactgagcaatctttaatatgacccttatatcgcacaatcttaaatgatctcgttgcggtcataacagctcgcatcctccattcacaaccaatatcctccgcattagtgcattggataacgtactttgaagTCTCCGACTCAATTCACAACCGATTGCTTGGTTTTATAGCTACCTATCGTTTTTTCCATTACCCTGATAGTTCGCGGCTTCGACTTAGTCAGGTTTCAGTTGTATTTTCAACTTTTCATTCATCTTAAACTAGTTATACCAACTCCCAACAACCAATGTTGAATCTATTATCAATATTGTTTCAGATACTTATATTGCCTCCGTATCAACATAAAGGTTATGGACGACATCTTGTAGAGCTACTCAACCATGTCGCGATGTCGGAGGATGTCTATGACTTGACAGTTGAAGAACCAGTGGATTCCTTGCAACATGTTCGGTATTACATAGATGTACCCCGTCTTCTTACCTGCAGTTCTGTGCAACGTGCTGTTGAAACTGCAGCAACACACCTAAAAGAAGCGAATTTGTCAAAAAGAACGCAGGCTTGTCAGCTCCTTCCACCATTAGCAGCGGTTGAAGAAGCGAGGAAGAGCttgaaaattaacaagaaacaTTTAATAAAGTGCTGGGAGATTCTTGTGTATCTTGCCTTGGATCCCATCGACAAGTACATGGAAAACTACAGAATCTTCATCACAGATCAAGTGAAGATCAGCGTAATTGGGAAAGACTCGGGGACTAATGGAAAACAGGTAATCGAAACACCTAATGAATTTGGAGAAGCTTTTGTTTTGTACGAGCCTCAAGACGAAAAAGATGGCCAGATTGAGGTAGATGTTGATGAGGATCAAAAGAAACAGCAAGAGGAACAGCTACTGCAAATAGTCGATGAAAGGCTAAAGGAGATCCAATTGGTGGCTCAAAAGGTTTCGGCTACCCATTCAAATAGCTAAACTCGATCTATTGGTGGCTCAAAAGGTATTGACTACTGGTGCCTGAAGATCTTATGTTTTTAGACGTAGCGTGAGATCCTGATGTTTAGCGAGTCGTTTTAGATGTTAtactatttttcttttaatctccaAATGTAGTATTTGGAAGCTGTCTTCAGATGAGTTTAAGACGATCTAACTGTGCATACTAACATGAGAAATATGCATTCTTCTCCCTCCGGTGTCCATTGAGACAAATCCCGAGTTATAGTGTTTATTGGAAAACTGTTTCTTAAGTCTGTTTTCAGAGATAGTCAACTAGTTTTTGGGTTAACAATTTTTTAAGATCGAAACCAACTAATTAAGGCATTGATATTCAGATGGTTAATACCTATAAATTGAGATTTTTTACCACAATGCATTATATTGGTCACAGAATATCAAACCtctataataaaaatacaaatatccCTAATACGAGAGAGCGGATTTAACTAATTATTGGTCATAAGGCACCGAGTCATTTAGCCGGTACTAAATAACACTAATCAAAGTGAGAGAATTTTAAATGTAGtatagcaaattcaaagggCAGACGAATATAAAGaatataattttatgtaaacaTATTCACCATGGtaacattttaatttaaaatcaaagaattAAAACTTCAGCTCAATTGAAAATGATTTCAAGGATATtaaggatgatgatgataactGTATTGCTGAACTTAGGGTTTTATTTGAAACATCGTCAAAATTAGTGGTGTTCTTAGAAAATACTCCACATTGTTTGTCGGAAGTTTAATAAAGTAGCCAATTTCCATTCTTCAATTCCTGAAAGAACTTTGATCAATACACATAGTACGTAAATCAAGACTAGGACAACAGAAAGCAATAGAGTGATCAAATTCACAATCCAAAGAAAACCGTAAATTATAACATTCGATCCAAATTAAAGGTAATCagaaaccctaaccctaaccctaaaaattattcaaacttcTTAACAAGAGCAAGATCATTAAGCATCTTTTCAATAGCTTCATCATCTAAATCTCTTCCTTTATCCTTAAGGGAAGGGACCATAGCAATAGCTTCTTCAACAGTTTCAGGGCAAAGATTCCCAAGAACAGCAAGCTCAAATTCAGCTAATTGATGTCGGCTAAGAATTTCTCTAACTTGTCGCACAGCATCTGGATTTTTGTAACGACTGAATCGCTTCACGTACTGCAAAGATTTTTCGAAAACTTGAGGCATCTGATTTAAAGGATCTTCAGAAACCTGTTGAAGTTGCTCTAATCTGTGCTCTAAAATCATGGAAACTTCTCCATTCATTAAACATTTTGCTTTGACGAAATCTTCACCCAATTTAAGCTCTGCTGCgttctcttcctcttctcctgACATTGTTGCACTTCCTTGGTCCGTCTCTTCAGAAAATGCTGCAAATGATTCTCTCTCCAAATTATTTGCGATTTGGGGGTTTTTTATAGGAAGGGCTAGAATAAGAGGACGTTAATGCGTGAAATTAACCCAACTATTACTACTACACCTTATGagagattttaaaaaataagtttttttttgatattttacttTTTCTGTAAGACTTGTgggattttttaaatttatttaacacTATATTTGcttgacaaaataattttatcttcTTGCAAGTTTGGAATtaccaaaccaaaaaaatatagcttagtataaatattttaattatgaacaccattttgggaattaagttttaaagaacatcaaaaatgaaaattttttatatttcaaccCCAATTAGGCAAATCAGTCGAAAATCACTTCAAGTTTAGAAATTGTGTCTTTAAGGACATTGGCAATGTGAGATAGTCTTAAATTGGGTTGCATCCTACATTGTCCAACTAAATCAAACTAAACATTGACTTTCGTACTTAAAATATTcgttttaataattatttgatgtttaacatattattttaaatattaaaattaaaattctaaatataaattaaactaaacattcattttttatttaatgttcaacatattattttaaatattaaaattaaaattctaaatatcATAATACTCATCGTAAAGACTTGTTACCTGACAAAGTATAAGTTTTCATTTAAAAAGATCTCATTGACTGTGAGGAAATTTTAAAATGGAATAAATAATCTaactaaactaattaaaaacaTTCAATTGTATAATTATCAATCAAGACGGCCGTATACATGCGACCATTTACAAGCCTAGTCGACAGCCTAATATTTTTTtcccaaaaataatttttcgattgtcgttttaaaatttaaaatgaaaattgtagACCTTGAAAAAGACATTTTAAgttttagaattgataattttaaacttttaaagtATAAAGTGGATATTTTAAGTCTTGGAGTAGTAATTTTAAccttatttagtttaataaatataacaattaacCATTTTGATTATTCCATGTGGCAAATCAATGTAAAGAAATCTTTTAGTTAATTGTAAgatatttagtttaataaagATAACatttgaacaatttgattatttcatATGAAAAATCTTTGTAATACATGGAATTTTCCAATAAGTTTAGTTAAgtgtatgatttgattattccATGTGGCAAATCATCATAAAGAAATCTTTTAGTTAATTGTAAGATATTTagttcaataaaaataacaatgaacaatttggttaattcaataattttagttaattgtatgatTTATGCCTTgtaatacaataaaataaactttactttatttaatttagtaaaTATAACAATTAACCAATTTAAGTATTCTATGTGGCAAATCTTTGGAAAAAAATCATTCTAgttaattatacatatatatatatatatatatatatattaggggtgttcaaaaccggataccgggtcgacctGGTTCTGAAAAACCGGGTACCGATTTTCCGGATACTTAAAATTATGTTCCGGATCCGATCCGGTTTAACCGGATACCCGGTTAAATCGGATCGGATACCGGATAGCCGATTTTGTAAAACGACGGATCTTCCACAAAAGTTCCTACTATTCTTCACGAATTTCACACCCAAAATCTGCATTGTCTTATATCGGACCAACTATATTCCGAATTCCCAAAAGTACAAACAAAACTTTCAACAAATCCcccaaaaaaacataaacatgAAAAATTCAACAACCCAACTGCAAAAAATCAACCACAATTACAATGGGTTTTGAGGATTTAGAAGTACAAACAAAAATCTCACCTTTAAGACTTGAAAATCCTTGTTTTGCAGCAATAAAATCCAGAAAAACTAGATGGATTTTGCAAGATTTAATGATAGTTCGGCTTTAATTTTCACTCTCATATAAAGATCCACCAAAAAATTGTATCAAATTCTAtaagtaagtaagcattaagaacaCAGTaggtagacattaatctttaaatcTTGCAAAACCCATCTGGTTTTCTGGATTTTATTGCTGCAAAACAAGGATTTCCAAGTTTTAAAGGTGAGATTTTTGTTTGTACTTCTAAATCCTCGAAAACCTATCataattttggttgattttttgcTGTTGGGTTGTTGAATTTTTCATGTTTATCTTTTTTTGGGGGGATTTGTTGAAAGTTTAGTTTGTACTTTTGGGAATTCGGAATATAGTTGGTCTGAGCTAAGACAATGCAGATTTTGGGTGTGAAATTCGTGAAGAATAGTAGGAACTTTTGTGGAAGATCCGTCGTTTTACAAAACCGGCTATCCGATATCCGATCCGGTTTAACCGAGTATTCGGTTAAACCGGATCGGATCCGGAAAAGAATTTTAAGTATCCGGAAAACCGGGTAGCCGGTTTTTcggaaccgggtcgacccggtatccgaTTTTGAATACCCTTAATAAAAAGTAtctattcattaaaaaaaaaaaaaggatatatTGAgataatcttaaaaaaaatacttaaataaCGAGCTTTTCTATGCATTTACACCAAATAATAAATCCTCAAAAAGAGATACATAAAATGATTTACAAGTTGTTCCTATTTACAGGTTTGGTTTAATTGGTTATGTTTGGTTACATTTAAAATCCCCTAATCTTTAGCCTAAAAAACAAATTCATGATAATTAATCTCTCCCTTATAGTTGTTCCTTTTtgcaaatttagtttgttttatttgtccCACCTATAAAAATCTTTCTAACAAATTTTAGATAAAATTAAGGCTATTTTTGAAGGAACAAGGGGActctattatattaaaaatgaaCCCTAAAAGTCCTAAATTTCTaaatatcaaaaacaataaattcTGAATGTTATGATTGTacgaaaaaaacaaacaaaaataataaaattcatCCAAATTTGCAACATAATCAAAATTCAATAGTAAAGTAAAAAATTAACACTAAACATCTAAAACATATAGACAGGCTACAGTAACCAAGTGAGCTATTCCTGTTATCAATATCAATCAATAATCTAAAAAACATCCCTAAATATAAAACTTAAGAACAATTTCATCATAACCAAgaacaatttcaaaataaaccctaaaattccTAAATCCCTATATTCAAAAACAATAAactattaatatcaaaattcaaaaaaaaaaaatcaaaaataaattcatccagaattttgaaaataatcaagatttaagaacaaattaataaataaaattcctTTTCAACAAAAAAACCGCTAAAATTCCTATAAAATGCAAGAATTAAGAACAAATCACGATGAGAAGACTCACGGAGTAAAGTTGTGCACTGGTGC
The Amaranthus tricolor cultivar Red isolate AtriRed21 chromosome 11, ASM2621246v1, whole genome shotgun sequence DNA segment above includes these coding regions:
- the LOC130826692 gene encoding histone acetyltransferase type B catalytic subunit-like; amino-acid sequence: MCTIYRNKGTTVGKTLNGWSESPKNSLKHHSGRIHCRLDFPLHHFSDSIHNRLLGFIATYRFFHYPDSSRLRLSQILILPPYQHKGYGRHLVELLNHVAMSEDVYDLTVEEPVDSLQHVRYYIDVPRLLTCSSVQRAVETAATHLKEANLSKRTQACQLLPPLAAVEEARKSLKINKKHLIKCWEILVYLALDPIDKYMENYRIFITDQVKISVIGKDSGTNGKQVIETPNEFGEAFVLYEPQDEKDGQIEVDVDEDQKKQQEEQLLQIVDERLKEIQLVAQKVSATHSNS
- the LOC130827719 gene encoding DNA-directed RNA polymerase II subunit 4, with translation MSGEEEENAAELKLGEDFVKAKCLMNGEVSMILEHRLEQLQQVSEDPLNQMPQVFEKSLQYVKRFSRYKNPDAVRQVREILSRHQLAEFELAVLGNLCPETVEEAIAMVPSLKDKGRDLDDEAIEKMLNDLALVKKFE